A window of Microcystis aeruginosa FD4 contains these coding sequences:
- a CDS encoding type I polyketide synthase, which produces MLYLSVESKSQGEGEIFQDISTFVDILNQRALQQAEQTAYIFLANGETETARLTYQQLEQKAKALAARLQLQMTPGERALLLYPSEEEFIIAFFACLYSGVIAVPVYPPRRNQKLSRLQAITKDAQAKLALTTTSLLNTIEEKFSSDPELVTVPCLATNNIPDKQAENWQKPNLSLEDIAFLQYTSGSTGMPKGVMVSHKNLLHNEKLIASAFGHTSETIGVGWLPLFHDMGLIGNVLQPVYVGFPCVIMPPEAFIQKPLRWLQAISRYNATSSGGPNFAYELCADKINPQERENLDLSCWDVAFTGAEPVRAATLEKFANTFADYGFKREAFYPCYGMAETTLFVSGGIKNQSPVIAAVDKLALLENSAVTINSQPPNAQLLVGCGHAWLSEKIVIVNPESLTECRDGEIGEIWVSSDSVAQGYWNRPEQTAETFKAYLADTQVGPFLRTGDLGFLLAGELFITGRLKDLIIVQGRNHYPQDIESTVEKSYPGLRQGCGAVFSVEIAGQERLVVVQEVERSYLRKLDSPAVIEQIIRSVAEEHQLDVYAVALLKTASIPKTSSGKIQRQACRASFLAGTLNVIGDWSKNPEHKNGFKQLKSDINSLLKQVKSYQVVEEFSEVSQNQIVSDTQEAIEEWLIKKVAEILQIAPEKIDIQQDLASYGLSSLAAVSLSGELEQWLGKSVSPMLVYEYPSIHAVARYLALNGLSSEALATTASTVAQKTSSQPQNEPIAIIGIGCRFPKAKDPETFWQLLRQGVDGITEVSSQRWNYQDFGHLNTRWGGFLENVYDFEPQFFGIAPREAVDMDPQQRLLLEVSWEALENACIAPETLAGSQTGVFIGISTNDHARLLSQDNESIDAYYGTGNAFCVAANRLSYFLDFHGPSLAIDTACSSSLVAVHEACKSLTDGECHLALAAGVNLLLSPQLTINFSKAGMLASDGHCKTFDESADGYVRGEGCGVVILKRLEDAIKDGDRIYAIIRGSAVNQDGHSNGLTAPNKQAQQAVIKKALAKAQVSAKDISYVEAHGTGTSLGDPIELNALKEVLMEDRQLDQPCWIGSVKTNIGHLEAAAGIAALIKVCLALQNREIPPHLHLQKLNPYISLEGTSLSIPTQLQPWKKGKKGRLAGVSSFGFGGTNAHVILEEFVPETLEQEQHEPSLAILTITAKTKSSLRELVSSYHNYLQANPQINLQDFCFSADVGRSHFPHCLAIQTESLTQLQSQLEAIIEGKEAGGILTGELSHQKHQKIAFLFTGQGSQYINMARELYETQPTFRRTLEHCQEILSIYLDKPLLSILYPQEGENSPIDETAYTQPALFAIEYALAQLWKSWGIEPSAVMGHSVGEYVAACIAGVFSLEDGLKLIAYRGRLMQALPSNGKMVAVTADEETVRRAIISYEKQVSIAAINGPSSIVISGDSQTVDAVVANLDTEWVKTKTLQVSHAFHSPLMEPILAEFAKIAREITYSKPNISLISNVTGKIATAEIATPSYWVNHIRQTVEFAAGMNTLASHGYEVYLEIGPQPILIGMGSHCIPEGKGVWLPSLRSRKSDWQQMLQSLAELYVKGTPVNWTGFSKDYSYHRLSLPTYKFSRQLYCHESILSDCSTTRVESTNGKGHISDNNPQGTQQFELYSSNGNGHFHPLIGKRLHSPLKPIIFASQISQDCPNYLQDHRIQKTTIFPATAYLEMAIVAGINVFKSDSIRIEDVTLEQPLFLEGNQVKNIELILTPQDSQTYTFEIFSLNPVGDSWTLHTLGKIIKVTDITQPSPVNLENLSIDSLESVNVEDYYQQLQQRGMDYGASFQAITDLWQDQGMALGKIQLPESLVNEVSNYKLHPVLLDASLQVLGAALSGQDQLGAYLPVGLEKYQVYGSVPLHLWSQVKLNQDYSQPSQTITADVDLFDDSGLLVAQIQGLSVKRVSSQILGRFLQKEEAENWLYEIVWRPQNRDLNLPLTGAENLGTWLLLTTGDGIGSSLANQLTQLGEYCIMVSVGSHYQKLTSQSYTVNPLVADDFTKLFQESLENKPPLKGIVHLWSCESHSSTDLSLEALQQAQVIGCGGVLSLVQALLQKQGSKLPRLWLVTQDTQSLDSSAKSLELQHAPLWGLGRAIALEHPELQCVCVDLEASENQIQSPLLAEILAPDSENQVIYRQGIRHVARLVQHSTKTSSTSKLEKIRSDSSYLITGGLGALGLKVADWMVSQGAKYLVLTGRSEPTAETQAVIEQLQQTGTQVLVLKADVSKQEDVIKLLNEIKSSLPPLGGLVHAAGVLDDGLLSQLDWPRFDSVMSPKVAGAWNLHCLTGDLPLDFFVCFSSMASLLGSAGQANYAAANAFMDALAHYRRSLGQPGLSINWGPWALVGMAATLDTRFTSQGINPIGIEQGLQIFGELINQDLAQIGVLSVDWSKLLSSSPFILPLLAQLAQDVGENDALASTQSPILSEWQEADSNDRILILLTHIQGVVAKSLGIDAEQIHLEQPLKTMGFDSLMAVEMRTKLSVDLGVDIPITKFSEDVTVITLAVFVNEQLTEKISISPVSVINSVDEESISEELLAQLNQLTAQEIDALLNSVSS; this is translated from the coding sequence ATGCTTTATCTATCTGTAGAGTCAAAATCTCAAGGCGAAGGCGAAATTTTTCAGGACATTTCTACTTTTGTAGATATTTTGAACCAGAGAGCATTGCAGCAAGCCGAGCAAACAGCTTATATCTTTTTGGCTAATGGAGAAACAGAAACCGCCAGACTGACTTATCAGCAATTAGAGCAAAAAGCAAAAGCTTTGGCGGCTCGACTTCAGTTACAAATGACTCCGGGAGAAAGAGCTTTATTGCTCTATCCATCGGAGGAAGAATTTATCATTGCTTTCTTTGCCTGTTTATACTCGGGTGTTATTGCCGTTCCCGTTTATCCTCCCCGACGTAATCAAAAGCTCTCTCGACTACAAGCAATAACTAAAGATGCTCAAGCCAAACTGGCCTTAACTACTACATCCTTATTAAATACTATTGAGGAAAAATTTTCGAGTGACCCTGAGTTAGTAACAGTACCTTGCCTAGCTACTAATAACATCCCGGATAAGCAAGCAGAAAACTGGCAAAAACCGAATCTTTCTTTAGAGGACATAGCTTTCCTACAATATACTTCTGGTTCCACAGGTATGCCTAAGGGAGTTATGGTTAGTCATAAAAATTTACTTCATAATGAAAAACTGATTGCTTCTGCCTTTGGACATACAAGCGAAACTATTGGTGTGGGATGGTTGCCACTATTTCATGATATGGGACTAATTGGTAACGTATTACAACCAGTGTACGTCGGATTTCCTTGTGTGATTATGCCTCCAGAAGCATTTATCCAAAAACCGCTCCGATGGTTACAGGCTATTTCTCGCTACAACGCTACCAGTAGTGGCGGTCCTAATTTTGCTTACGAATTATGTGCTGATAAAATTAACCCTCAAGAGCGAGAAAATCTGGATTTAAGTTGTTGGGATGTAGCTTTTACTGGAGCCGAACCTGTTCGAGCAGCTACCTTAGAAAAATTTGCTAATACTTTCGCTGATTATGGTTTTAAGAGAGAGGCATTTTATCCTTGTTATGGGATGGCTGAAACTACTCTATTTGTGTCGGGGGGAATTAAAAATCAATCTCCCGTGATTGCAGCAGTTGATAAATTAGCTCTTTTAGAAAATAGTGCCGTTACTATTAACTCTCAACCCCCGAATGCTCAATTATTAGTTGGTTGTGGTCACGCTTGGTTATCAGAAAAAATTGTAATTGTGAATCCTGAATCTTTAACTGAATGTCGAGATGGGGAAATAGGAGAAATTTGGGTATCTAGTGATAGTGTAGCTCAGGGTTATTGGAATCGACCCGAACAGACAGCAGAAACTTTCAAAGCTTATTTAGCTGATACCCAGGTTGGGCCATTTCTGCGGACAGGAGATTTAGGATTTTTACTGGCTGGTGAGTTATTTATCACAGGAAGACTCAAGGATTTAATTATTGTGCAAGGACGTAATCATTATCCTCAAGATATTGAATCCACCGTCGAAAAAAGTTACCCGGGATTGCGGCAAGGGTGTGGAGCAGTATTTTCAGTGGAAATTGCTGGTCAAGAAAGGCTAGTAGTTGTTCAAGAAGTCGAACGAAGCTATCTGCGTAAATTAGACTCACCAGCGGTAATTGAGCAAATTATTCGCTCTGTTGCCGAAGAACATCAACTAGATGTTTATGCCGTGGCACTGCTGAAAACAGCAAGTATTCCCAAGACATCTAGTGGCAAGATTCAACGTCAAGCTTGCCGAGCTAGTTTCCTAGCAGGAACTCTTAATGTGATTGGGGATTGGAGTAAGAATCCTGAACATAAGAATGGATTTAAGCAGCTTAAATCAGATATTAACTCTCTGCTAAAACAAGTCAAAAGTTATCAGGTTGTTGAAGAATTCTCTGAGGTCAGTCAGAATCAAATTGTGTCCGATACCCAAGAAGCAATTGAAGAGTGGCTAATTAAAAAAGTTGCAGAGATCTTGCAAATAGCACCAGAAAAAATAGATATTCAACAAGACTTAGCAAGTTATGGACTGAGTTCTTTAGCGGCAGTAAGTCTTTCGGGAGAGCTTGAGCAATGGCTCGGAAAAAGTGTATCTCCCATGCTGGTTTATGAATATCCTAGCATTCATGCAGTTGCTCGCTATTTAGCCCTAAATGGATTAAGTTCTGAAGCTCTAGCTACAACTGCATCCACAGTCGCTCAAAAAACCTCATCACAACCTCAAAATGAACCGATCGCTATTATCGGTATTGGCTGTCGTTTTCCCAAAGCTAAAGATCCAGAAACATTCTGGCAACTATTACGCCAAGGAGTAGACGGAATAACAGAAGTATCTTCTCAAAGATGGAATTACCAAGATTTTGGGCATCTAAACACCAGATGGGGGGGATTTTTAGAGAATGTTTATGATTTTGAACCTCAGTTTTTTGGTATTGCACCTCGGGAAGCAGTGGATATGGATCCCCAGCAAAGACTTCTGTTAGAAGTCAGTTGGGAAGCTCTCGAAAATGCTTGTATTGCCCCGGAAACTTTAGCAGGGAGTCAAACAGGTGTATTTATTGGCATCAGCACTAATGATCATGCTCGCTTGTTATCTCAAGATAATGAGTCTATAGATGCTTACTATGGTACAGGTAACGCTTTTTGCGTGGCCGCTAATCGTTTATCCTATTTCCTCGATTTCCATGGACCTAGTTTAGCTATAGATACGGCCTGTTCTTCCTCGTTAGTTGCTGTCCATGAAGCTTGTAAGAGCTTAACCGATGGGGAATGTCATCTCGCATTAGCAGCCGGGGTAAATTTGCTCCTATCTCCCCAATTAACCATTAATTTCTCAAAAGCAGGGATGTTAGCGTCTGATGGTCACTGTAAAACCTTTGATGAAAGTGCTGATGGGTATGTCAGGGGTGAAGGTTGTGGGGTAGTTATCCTCAAACGTCTAGAGGATGCTATTAAAGACGGCGATCGCATTTATGCAATTATTCGCGGTTCAGCAGTTAATCAAGATGGTCACAGTAATGGACTAACTGCACCCAATAAACAAGCTCAACAAGCTGTTATTAAAAAAGCCTTAGCCAAAGCTCAGGTAAGCGCCAAAGATATTAGCTACGTGGAAGCTCATGGTACAGGTACATCTTTAGGGGATCCGATTGAGCTTAATGCTCTCAAAGAAGTATTAATGGAGGATCGTCAATTAGATCAGCCCTGTTGGATCGGCTCTGTAAAAACTAATATTGGTCATCTCGAAGCAGCCGCAGGAATTGCCGCACTGATTAAAGTTTGCCTCGCTTTACAAAATCGTGAAATTCCTCCTCACCTTCATTTGCAAAAACTCAATCCTTATATTTCTCTAGAAGGAACTTCCTTATCTATTCCTACTCAATTACAGCCTTGGAAAAAGGGTAAAAAAGGGCGATTAGCTGGGGTATCTTCTTTTGGTTTTGGTGGCACTAATGCTCATGTTATTTTAGAAGAATTTGTTCCAGAAACCTTGGAGCAAGAGCAACATGAACCATCTCTTGCTATCTTGACTATTACCGCTAAAACTAAGTCATCTTTGCGAGAATTAGTATCAAGTTATCACAATTATCTTCAAGCAAATCCGCAAATCAACTTACAAGACTTTTGCTTTAGTGCTGATGTGGGGCGCTCGCATTTTCCTCATTGTTTAGCTATTCAAACTGAGTCTTTAACTCAATTACAATCCCAGTTAGAGGCTATTATTGAGGGCAAAGAAGCTGGGGGAATTTTGACCGGTGAACTATCGCACCAGAAACACCAGAAAATTGCGTTTCTTTTTACAGGTCAGGGGTCACAATATATCAATATGGCCCGGGAACTTTATGAGACTCAACCTACTTTCCGTAGAACCCTTGAACACTGTCAAGAGATTCTTAGTATCTATTTAGACAAACCTTTGCTATCTATTCTCTATCCTCAAGAGGGAGAGAACTCACCCATAGATGAAACAGCTTACACCCAACCCGCCTTATTTGCCATAGAATACGCACTCGCTCAATTATGGAAATCTTGGGGTATTGAACCTAGTGCAGTTATGGGTCATAGTGTAGGAGAATATGTGGCCGCTTGCATTGCCGGGGTGTTCAGTCTTGAAGATGGGTTAAAACTCATCGCTTATCGAGGTCGTTTAATGCAAGCATTACCGTCTAACGGTAAAATGGTAGCGGTTACTGCCGACGAAGAAACTGTCAGACGTGCCATTATTTCTTATGAAAAACAGGTTTCTATCGCTGCTATTAATGGGCCATCTAGCATTGTTATTTCTGGGGACAGTCAAACCGTTGATGCAGTAGTCGCTAATTTAGATACCGAATGGGTGAAGACAAAAACCTTACAAGTTTCTCATGCTTTTCACTCACCTTTGATGGAGCCAATATTGGCCGAGTTTGCCAAAATTGCCCGAGAAATCACCTACTCAAAACCAAATATTAGCTTAATTTCTAATGTCACTGGTAAAATAGCGACAGCCGAAATAGCTACGCCTTCTTATTGGGTAAATCATATTCGCCAGACCGTAGAGTTTGCCGCAGGAATGAATACACTAGCGAGCCACGGTTATGAGGTTTATCTAGAAATTGGTCCCCAACCCATTTTAATAGGAATGGGAAGTCATTGTATTCCAGAAGGCAAGGGAGTATGGTTGCCAAGTTTGCGATCTAGAAAATCAGATTGGCAACAAATGTTACAAAGTTTGGCAGAATTATATGTTAAAGGAACACCTGTAAATTGGACTGGATTTTCAAAAGATTATTCCTATCATCGTTTGAGTCTGCCAACTTATAAATTTAGCCGACAATTGTATTGCCATGAGAGTATATTGTCCGACTGCTCAACTACAAGAGTTGAGTCAACCAATGGTAAAGGACATATTTCTGACAACAATCCTCAGGGTACTCAGCAATTTGAGTTATACTCTAGCAATGGCAATGGACATTTTCATCCCTTAATAGGAAAACGGTTACATTCGCCACTAAAACCAATTATCTTTGCGTCTCAAATCAGTCAAGATTGCCCCAATTATCTCCAAGACCATCGGATTCAAAAAACCACTATTTTCCCTGCTACTGCTTACCTAGAAATGGCTATTGTCGCTGGGATAAATGTTTTTAAATCTGACTCGATCAGGATAGAAGATGTAACCCTTGAACAGCCCTTATTTCTAGAGGGAAATCAGGTCAAAAATATCGAGTTAATTCTGACTCCTCAAGATTCCCAGACTTATACCTTTGAAATCTTTAGTCTTAATCCTGTTGGCGATTCTTGGACACTTCATACTTTGGGTAAAATTATCAAAGTAACCGATATTACTCAACCCAGTCCAGTCAACTTAGAAAACTTATCAATTGATTCTCTTGAATCCGTAAATGTTGAAGATTATTATCAACAATTACAACAACGAGGAATGGACTACGGAGCAAGTTTTCAAGCCATTACAGACCTGTGGCAGGATCAAGGAATGGCTCTGGGAAAAATTCAGTTACCAGAATCTTTAGTTAATGAAGTTTCTAACTACAAATTACATCCCGTTTTACTGGATGCTAGTTTACAAGTATTAGGGGCAGCTTTATCAGGACAAGATCAACTGGGTGCTTACCTACCAGTAGGTTTAGAGAAATATCAAGTCTATGGTTCTGTACCCCTTCATCTGTGGAGTCAAGTTAAGTTAAATCAAGACTATTCTCAGCCTTCCCAAACTATCACCGCAGATGTGGATCTATTTGATGACAGTGGCCTACTAGTTGCTCAAATTCAAGGATTATCAGTCAAGCGTGTTAGTTCCCAAATACTAGGACGATTTCTGCAAAAAGAGGAGGCAGAAAACTGGTTGTATGAAATAGTTTGGCGACCACAAAACCGTGATTTGAACTTACCTTTAACCGGAGCCGAAAATCTTGGCACTTGGTTACTATTGACTACTGGTGATGGAATTGGTTCATCTTTAGCCAATCAACTGACACAATTAGGTGAATATTGTATTATGGTTTCTGTTGGTTCTCACTATCAGAAGCTAACCTCACAAAGTTATACGGTTAATCCGCTTGTTGCTGATGATTTTACCAAACTTTTCCAAGAGAGCTTAGAAAATAAACCTCCCTTAAAAGGAATAGTTCATTTATGGAGTTGTGAAAGTCATTCATCTACAGATTTATCTCTAGAAGCTTTACAACAAGCGCAAGTTATCGGTTGTGGTGGTGTCTTATCTTTAGTTCAAGCATTACTGCAAAAACAAGGTTCTAAATTACCCCGTCTGTGGTTAGTGACTCAAGACACCCAAAGCTTAGATTCTTCCGCAAAATCCTTAGAACTTCAACACGCACCTTTATGGGGACTGGGACGAGCGATCGCCCTAGAACATCCAGAATTACAATGTGTATGTGTGGATTTAGAAGCTTCAGAAAATCAGATTCAATCCCCTCTGTTAGCCGAAATATTAGCTCCTGACAGCGAAAATCAGGTGATTTATCGTCAAGGAATCCGTCATGTTGCCCGACTGGTGCAGCATAGTACCAAAACCTCTAGCACAAGTAAACTGGAGAAAATCCGTTCTGATAGCAGTTATTTAATTACTGGAGGTTTAGGAGCATTAGGGTTAAAAGTAGCTGATTGGATGGTTTCTCAAGGTGCTAAATACTTAGTTCTAACCGGACGAAGTGAACCAACTGCCGAGACTCAAGCAGTTATTGAACAACTCCAGCAAACAGGAACTCAGGTTCTAGTCCTCAAAGCCGATGTTTCTAAGCAAGAAGATGTTATCAAACTACTCAATGAGATTAAATCATCCTTACCCCCTCTGGGTGGTCTTGTTCATGCTGCAGGTGTTTTAGACGATGGTTTATTATCACAGCTAGATTGGCCACGCTTTGACAGCGTAATGAGTCCTAAAGTAGCAGGAGCATGGAATTTACACTGTTTAACTGGGGATTTGCCTTTAGATTTCTTTGTCTGTTTTTCTTCCATGGCTTCGTTGTTGGGTTCAGCAGGTCAAGCTAACTATGCTGCGGCTAATGCTTTTATGGATGCTCTAGCTCACTATCGCCGCAGTTTAGGGCAACCCGGCTTAAGTATTAACTGGGGTCCTTGGGCCTTGGTCGGTATGGCAGCGACTCTAGACACTCGCTTTACAAGTCAGGGGATTAATCCCATAGGAATTGAGCAAGGTTTACAGATATTCGGAGAGTTAATTAATCAAGATCTAGCTCAAATCGGGGTCTTATCGGTTGATTGGTCAAAATTGCTGAGTTCATCTCCTTTTATCCTTCCCTTATTGGCTCAATTAGCACAAGATGTCGGAGAAAACGATGCCTTAGCAAGCACTCAGTCACCCATTTTATCCGAGTGGCAAGAGGCTGACAGTAATGATCGCATTTTAATTTTACTCACTCATATTCAAGGTGTAGTTGCTAAGAGTCTAGGGATAGATGCCGAGCAAATCCACCTAGAACAGCCCCTAAAAACAATGGGTTTTGACTCCCTAATGGCTGTTGAAATGAGAACTAAGCTCAGTGTTGATTTGGGAGTTGATATTCCTATCACTAAGTTTTCTGAAGATGTTACTGTGATTACCCTAGCCGTTTTTGTGAATGAACAATTAACCGAGAAAATCTCTATTTCTCCTGTTTCTGTCATTAATTCAGTAGATGAGGAGTCAATTTCTGAGGAGTTGTTAGCTCAACTCAACCAGTTAACGGCTCAAGAAATTGATGCTCTCTTAAATTCTGTATCATCATAA
- a CDS encoding TetR/AcrR family transcriptional regulator, with amino-acid sequence MPKIVDVEQYRKELLLKSAELFAEKGYADMTTRELAQGLGVSTGTLYHYFPSKAALFEQLVEEMCRQDVLLAKVEIDRGKTLIEKLKILGKFMTNREDSCIKQLFLWIDYSQYQGREELSRSQLFERVDRRYHQAVIEILGISDPSVAWLVVSVINGLILERLWCNEQIAIDEQMELLGKILTPYLQKNC; translated from the coding sequence ATGCCTAAGATAGTAGACGTAGAACAATACCGAAAAGAACTCCTCTTAAAAAGTGCCGAACTCTTTGCCGAGAAAGGCTATGCTGACATGACGACGAGAGAATTAGCGCAAGGATTGGGAGTGTCCACGGGAACGCTATACCACTACTTTCCCAGTAAAGCGGCACTTTTCGAGCAATTAGTCGAGGAGATGTGCCGGCAGGATGTTTTATTAGCTAAAGTCGAGATTGATCGAGGAAAAACCCTGATAGAAAAGCTAAAAATTCTCGGAAAATTTATGACTAATCGCGAGGATTCCTGCATCAAACAATTATTCTTATGGATTGATTATTCTCAATACCAAGGACGAGAAGAACTGAGTCGTAGTCAACTTTTTGAGCGTGTTGATCGCCGCTATCATCAGGCAGTAATCGAGATTTTAGGTATTAGCGATCCGAGTGTAGCTTGGTTAGTTGTCAGCGTTATTAATGGACTGATATTAGAGCGCCTGTGGTGCAATGAACAGATTGCGATCGATGAACAAATGGAATTATTAGGTAAAATTCTGACTCCCTATTTACAGAAAAACTGTTAA
- a CDS encoding DUF2288 domain-containing protein — protein sequence MGNIHEQLLEELAEVEWSDLIPHAQRDALILVSDSLNLIEVAEAIAGDQVAQVQNWIGEKLLEKPTQEQLSDWNSHPDNLFNTLIVQPFVLIQAVV from the coding sequence ATGGGTAATATTCACGAGCAGTTATTAGAGGAATTAGCCGAAGTGGAGTGGAGTGACTTGATCCCCCATGCTCAAAGGGATGCGCTGATCCTGGTTTCCGATTCCCTCAATTTAATCGAAGTAGCAGAAGCGATCGCTGGTGATCAGGTTGCTCAAGTGCAGAATTGGATCGGTGAAAAACTACTCGAAAAACCGACACAAGAGCAATTAAGCGATTGGAATTCCCATCCCGATAACCTTTTTAATACACTAATCGTGCAACCTTTTGTGTTAATTCAGGCGGTAGTTTAG